A stretch of the Acanthochromis polyacanthus isolate Apoly-LR-REF ecotype Palm Island chromosome 22, KAUST_Apoly_ChrSc, whole genome shotgun sequence genome encodes the following:
- the LOC110967884 gene encoding dTDP-D-glucose 4,6-dehydratase: MDFNRTVLVTGGSGFIGSHLVCSLVNRHPDWRIINLDNLDYCCSLRSLESVEDRSNYTFIRGDVCNSRLVKHVFNTENVDVVFHLAAKSHVESSFEAPSSFQRVNVDGTRVLLGAAHQARHRPQVFVYVSTDEVYGAGLDQVFDENSPVRPSNPYAATKAAAEYLVRSYWDQYKFPVIITRSNNIYGPRQFTEKVIPRFLTLLQMNKKCTIQGTLPKSRHFLFVSDAIDAFLLVLEKGIVGEIYNVGSSCEIPIMQLARELVRMVKDVPDSEVNDWLEFVPDRPRVDLRYPITCEKLQRLGWRAQVSWTEGIRQTVKWYQDNPDFWSDRNQQRIQLEDASDS, from the exons ATGGACTTTAACAGGACGGTTCTGGTGACCGGAGGATCTGGATTCAT AGGTTCTCACCTGGTGTGTTCGCTGGTGAACAGACACCCAGACTGGAGAATCATTAACCTGGATAAC CTGGATTACTGCTGCAGCCTCAGGAGTCTGGAGAGTGTTGAAGACAGAAGCAACTACACTTTCATCAGA GGGGACGTGTGCAACTCTCGGCTGGTGAAACACGTCTTCAACACGGAAAACGTCGACGTCGTCTTCCACCTGGCGGCCAAATCGCACGTCG AGTCGTCGTTTGAAGCTCCGTCCAGCTTCCAGCGGGTCAACGTGGACGGAACCCGGGTGCTGCTGGGAGCCGCCCATCAGGCCCGACACCGTCCTCAGGTCTTCGTCTACGTCAGCACAGACGAAGTGTACGGAGCCGGTCTGGACCAG GTGTTCGATGAGAACAGTCCGGTGAGGCCGTCCAACCCGTACGCTGCCACGAAAGCAGCCGCCGAGTACCTGGTCAGGTCTTACTGGGACCAGTATAAG TTTCCCGTCATCATCACCAGGAGCAACAACATCTACGGGCCCAGGCAGTTCACCGAGAAG gtcattCCGAGGTTTCTCACCCTCCTgcaaatgaacaagaaatg CACCATCCAGGGGACGCTGCCTAAATCCcgccacttcctgtttgtcagcGACGCCATCGACGCCTTCCTGCTGGTTCTGGAGAAAGGGATCGTTGGGGAAATCTACAACGTGGGGTCGAGCTGCGAGATCCCCATCATGCAACTGGCCAGGGAGCTAGTGAGGATG GTTAAGGACGTTCCAGACTCTGAGGTCAACGACTGGCTGGAGTTTGTTCCCGACAG GCCGCGGGTCGACCTGCGATACCCGATCACATGTGAGAAGCTGCAGCGACTCGGATGGAGAGCTCAGGTGTCCTGGACCGAAGGAATCAGACAAACTG TCAAATGGTACCAAGACAACCCAGACTTCTGGTCCGACAGAAACCAGCAACGGATCCAGCTTGAAGATGCCTCCGACTCATAA